One window from the genome of Amycolatopsis sp. NBC_01480 encodes:
- a CDS encoding NADPH-dependent F420 reductase: protein MGSISIIGVGGMARVLGARARQSGHPLEVVGRDPAKAAELARTLGGATAGTFGAVPAGDIVILAVPYAGAAAVVSQYGDALAGKVIVDISNPFAPGFTELLVPDGTSAAEEIAKAAPASAHVVKAFNTIFGNVLAADTGEGHPLDVFIAGDDEQAKARVSAFITSIGMRPLDTGLLGMARRLEETGLLLMGLGAHGVKSYSFSLRVDPR, encoded by the coding sequence GTGGGCAGCATCAGCATCATCGGCGTGGGCGGCATGGCTCGCGTCCTGGGCGCCCGCGCGCGCCAGAGCGGTCACCCCCTCGAAGTCGTCGGCCGCGACCCAGCCAAGGCCGCCGAGCTGGCCCGCACGCTAGGCGGGGCCACGGCGGGGACCTTCGGCGCCGTTCCGGCCGGTGACATCGTGATCCTGGCCGTGCCGTACGCCGGCGCCGCGGCGGTCGTCAGCCAGTACGGGGATGCGTTGGCGGGCAAGGTCATCGTGGACATCAGCAATCCCTTCGCGCCCGGCTTCACCGAACTCCTCGTCCCGGACGGAACCTCGGCCGCGGAGGAGATCGCCAAGGCCGCGCCCGCCAGCGCGCACGTCGTGAAGGCGTTCAACACGATCTTCGGCAACGTCCTGGCCGCCGATACCGGTGAAGGCCATCCGCTGGACGTGTTCATCGCCGGCGACGACGAGCAGGCCAAGGCGCGCGTTTCGGCGTTCATCACGAGCATCGGGATGCGCCCGCTGGACACCGGTCTGCTCGGAATGGCCCGGCGGCTGGAGGAAACCGGCCTGCTGCTGATGGGCCTGGGCGCCCACGGCGTGAAGAGCTACTCCTTCTCCCTCCGCGTCGACCCCCGCTGA
- a CDS encoding DUF2334 domain-containing protein, translated as MVSVEARLLVSLSGTTPRTLHRCADLAAELERRRVPLSILHVARTESGPVTAWVRGRAAAGDSVLLHGYDHRVAPTHRAVQLGRKAEFAALPAHEARLRLIAAKAALDSTGVTVDGFAPPRWLASSGTLQALREHGFTLCADLVSVRDLVTGEVRRARVQEFASQSHRTETVRCFALVLAAARAARRGGLVRLDIDAVDLARPGLRQAFLDAVDVALENRAFGSTYGSLRHTAAA; from the coding sequence ATGGTCTCTGTGGAAGCACGCCTGCTGGTATCGCTGTCCGGGACCACCCCGCGCACGCTGCACCGCTGCGCCGACCTCGCGGCCGAGCTGGAACGCCGCCGCGTCCCGCTCTCCATCCTGCACGTCGCACGAACCGAGAGCGGACCCGTCACTGCGTGGGTCCGAGGCCGCGCCGCCGCGGGTGATTCCGTTCTCCTGCACGGCTACGACCACCGCGTCGCGCCGACGCACCGAGCCGTGCAGCTGGGCCGCAAGGCCGAGTTCGCCGCGCTGCCCGCGCACGAGGCGCGCCTGCGCCTGATCGCCGCGAAGGCCGCTTTGGACAGTACCGGCGTCACCGTCGACGGCTTCGCGCCGCCGCGCTGGCTCGCCTCGTCCGGGACGCTGCAAGCCTTGCGGGAACACGGTTTCACCCTCTGCGCGGACCTCGTCTCGGTCCGTGATCTGGTGACCGGCGAGGTCCGGCGGGCCCGCGTGCAGGAGTTCGCCAGCCAGTCCCATCGCACCGAAACGGTCCGCTGTTTCGCCCTCGTCCTGGCCGCCGCCCGAGCCGCCCGCCGCGGCGGCTTGGTCCGCCTGGACATCGACGCCGTAGACCTCGCCCGCCCCGGCCTGCGCCAAGCCTTCCTGGATGCCGTCGACGTCGCCCTGGAGAACCGCGCCTTCGGCAGCACGTACGGCTCACTGCGCCACACCGCCGCCGCCTGA
- a CDS encoding MBL fold metallo-hydrolase yields MRIVHFGHACVLLETDGERILIDPGTFSTDFEGERELSAVFITHQHFDHIDGERLPKVLAANPGAKLIVDPGSVETVEKLNLPFEVANPGDALEIGATAVNVVGGEHAVIHSDIPRIPNIGYVVDHGAFYHPGDSFFVPEQKIDVLGLPTGAPWLKAGEAVDFLRAVAPRRAVPIHEAVLANPGMHYGLFGNLSPEGTEVKVLERGELTEV; encoded by the coding sequence ATGCGGATCGTCCATTTCGGACATGCCTGCGTACTGCTCGAGACCGACGGCGAGCGGATCCTGATCGACCCGGGCACGTTCTCGACCGACTTCGAGGGCGAGCGCGAGCTGTCGGCCGTGTTCATCACCCACCAGCACTTCGACCACATCGACGGCGAGCGGCTGCCGAAGGTGCTGGCGGCGAACCCCGGTGCGAAGCTGATCGTCGACCCGGGCTCGGTCGAGACGGTGGAGAAGCTCAACCTGCCGTTCGAAGTCGCGAACCCCGGTGACGCGCTCGAAATCGGCGCCACCGCGGTGAACGTCGTGGGCGGCGAGCACGCCGTGATCCACAGCGACATCCCGCGGATTCCGAACATCGGCTATGTGGTGGACCACGGCGCCTTCTACCACCCGGGCGACTCGTTTTTCGTGCCCGAGCAGAAGATCGACGTGCTCGGGCTGCCCACGGGCGCGCCCTGGCTCAAGGCGGGCGAGGCCGTGGACTTCCTGCGGGCCGTCGCACCGCGTCGCGCCGTGCCGATCCACGAAGCGGTGCTCGCGAACCCGGGCATGCACTACGGCCTGTTCGGCAACCTCTCGCCCGAGGGCACCGAGGTCAAGGTGCTCGAACGCGGCGAACTGACCGAAGTCTGA
- a CDS encoding LysR family transcriptional regulator, with protein sequence MPTLRALECLLATAELGSVTRAAHHLHLSQPAISHQLAALEREAGTALLIRDRRGVRLTSAGRAALAEARRAVDAAEDAIRLARAAGEGVGGTVRVECAQSLTVGLLAPVLADWHRDRPDVTISFRESTNLEKSFATLESGETDLLLFADPGKTELTTTTVAEEEIVVALPASHPLVARPAIRPRELQGEPFVHFTAENGLGSWIEERLDEVDLRKSVVARTAVTTHAPQLAATGLGVTVVPISAITAGFPGVIRPFEPRWRRRLVAMTATSRDPLIARLVGDLRAAGLRVPDDVAQQLTSAKA encoded by the coding sequence ATGCCAACACTGAGGGCGCTCGAGTGCCTGCTCGCCACCGCCGAACTGGGGTCGGTGACTCGCGCCGCGCACCACCTCCACCTCTCACAACCGGCGATCTCCCACCAACTGGCCGCTCTCGAACGAGAGGCCGGGACCGCGCTACTGATCCGCGACCGCCGTGGAGTGCGCCTCACCTCGGCCGGACGCGCCGCTCTCGCCGAAGCGCGGCGAGCTGTGGACGCGGCCGAGGACGCCATCCGGCTCGCCCGCGCAGCCGGGGAGGGCGTCGGCGGCACCGTCCGTGTGGAGTGCGCGCAAAGCCTGACGGTCGGGTTGCTGGCTCCCGTACTGGCGGACTGGCACCGCGACCGCCCCGACGTCACGATCTCGTTCCGTGAAAGCACAAATCTGGAAAAGAGCTTCGCGACGCTGGAGTCCGGCGAGACCGACCTTTTGCTGTTCGCCGACCCTGGGAAAACGGAACTCACGACGACCACCGTCGCCGAAGAAGAGATCGTCGTGGCCCTCCCTGCGTCGCATCCGCTGGTCGCCCGCCCGGCCATCCGGCCGCGGGAACTACAAGGCGAGCCGTTTGTCCACTTCACTGCCGAAAACGGGCTGGGCAGCTGGATCGAGGAGCGCCTCGACGAGGTCGACCTGCGGAAATCGGTGGTGGCCCGCACTGCCGTGACGACCCATGCGCCCCAGCTGGCGGCCACCGGGCTGGGCGTGACCGTCGTCCCGATCAGCGCCATCACCGCCGGGTTCCCCGGGGTGATCCGGCCGTTCGAACCACGATGGCGACGACGTCTGGTCGCGATGACCGCCACCTCGCGTGACCCGCTCATCGCGCGGCTGGTCGGCGATCTTCGCGCCGCGGGCCTGCGGGTACCGGACGATGTTGCCCAGCAGTTGACTTCGGCCAAGGCTTGA
- a CDS encoding aldehyde dehydrogenase family protein → MTAVQPKPTSVGETFDSLSPATDEVVGTYPVHSADDVRAAVERARAAGEWWDGLGYAGRADRLRQWKGVITRRLPQLCQVVRDETGKPIADAQLESVLAIEHIAWAGKHARKILGKQRRSAGLLMSNQAATVEYRPLGVVGVIGPWNYPVFTPLGSIVYALAAGNAVVFKPSEYTPGVGKWLVDAFNEIVPEHPVLQLVTGFGETGAALVSAGVDKIAFTGSTATGKKIMAAAAQTLTPVVIEAGGKDPVLVDADADLDAAAEATVWGAFSNSGQTCIGVERVYVHERVHDEFVAKVVEKSRDIRAGSDEDAQYGPVTMPSQLAVIRRHIADAIERGGRAVLGGVDSVGDRYAQPTVLVDVPEDSEAVREETFGPTVTIAKVHDMDEAVDKANATKYGLGSTVFSKSRGMELASRLRTGMTAINAPLSFAGIASLPFGGVGDSGFGRIHGPEGLREFARPKAVARQRFTAPLTLTSFSRKESTDALVVKLITILHGKR, encoded by the coding sequence ATGACCGCCGTCCAGCCGAAGCCGACTTCGGTCGGCGAGACCTTCGATTCGCTCAGCCCGGCGACCGACGAGGTCGTGGGCACGTACCCGGTGCACAGCGCCGACGACGTGCGCGCCGCCGTCGAGAGGGCCCGCGCCGCGGGCGAGTGGTGGGACGGCCTCGGCTACGCCGGCCGCGCGGATCGGCTCCGGCAGTGGAAGGGCGTGATCACCCGGCGCCTGCCGCAGCTGTGCCAGGTGGTGCGCGACGAGACCGGGAAGCCGATCGCCGACGCCCAGCTCGAGAGCGTCCTGGCCATCGAGCACATCGCGTGGGCGGGCAAGCACGCGCGCAAGATCCTCGGCAAGCAACGCCGTTCGGCCGGGCTGCTGATGTCGAACCAGGCGGCGACGGTGGAGTACCGGCCGCTCGGCGTCGTCGGTGTGATCGGCCCATGGAACTACCCGGTGTTCACCCCGCTCGGCTCGATTGTGTACGCGCTCGCGGCCGGCAACGCCGTGGTGTTCAAGCCCAGCGAGTACACCCCGGGTGTGGGTAAGTGGCTTGTGGATGCTTTCAACGAGATCGTCCCGGAGCACCCGGTGCTGCAACTCGTGACGGGCTTCGGCGAGACCGGCGCGGCGCTGGTCAGCGCGGGTGTGGACAAAATCGCCTTCACCGGATCCACCGCCACCGGCAAGAAGATCATGGCGGCCGCGGCCCAGACGCTCACTCCGGTCGTGATCGAGGCCGGCGGCAAGGACCCGGTGCTCGTCGACGCGGACGCCGACCTCGACGCCGCCGCCGAAGCCACCGTGTGGGGCGCTTTTTCGAACTCCGGCCAGACCTGCATCGGCGTCGAGCGGGTGTACGTCCACGAACGGGTGCACGACGAGTTCGTGGCCAAGGTTGTGGAAAAGTCGCGCGACATCCGTGCGGGCTCCGACGAGGACGCGCAGTACGGCCCGGTGACGATGCCTTCGCAGCTCGCGGTGATCCGTCGCCACATCGCCGACGCCATCGAACGAGGCGGCCGCGCGGTGCTCGGGGGCGTCGACTCCGTCGGCGATCGTTATGCCCAGCCCACCGTGCTGGTGGACGTGCCCGAGGACTCGGAGGCCGTGCGCGAGGAGACCTTCGGCCCGACCGTGACGATCGCCAAGGTCCACGACATGGACGAGGCTGTGGACAAAGCCAACGCCACCAAGTACGGCCTGGGCTCGACCGTGTTCTCGAAGTCGCGCGGCATGGAACTCGCGAGCCGGCTCCGTACCGGCATGACGGCCATCAACGCGCCGCTTTCCTTCGCCGGCATCGCCTCGCTGCCGTTCGGCGGCGTCGGCGACTCTGGCTTCGGCCGGATCCACGGCCCGGAAGGCCTGCGTGAGTTCGCCCGGCCGAAGGCGGTCGCCCGGCAGCGTTTCACCGCGCCGCTGACGCTGACTTCCTTCAGCCGCAAGGAATCCACGGACGCGCTGGTGGTCAAACTGATCACCATCCTGCACGGCAAGCGTTAG
- a CDS encoding LLM class F420-dependent oxidoreductase, giving the protein MKIGLNLPHLGEQATAGNIRDFALYAERNGWDSLWTADRMLYPVEPKTPYPGNSHGRLGPQNKRVFEHLTVLTYAAAITERIRLGVSVLNLPFYNPVLLGRRLATLDQLSHGRVTVGVGLGWSADEFDAAGAPMRHRGRMAEEAVQALRAVWGPDPVEFSGEYYTIPASILGPKPAQDPLPIVMGGGFSPKSLDRVGRLADGFNPTAVPVDNLVEMRNLVRAAAKSSGREAWDLPTIVRANIELTPDDADLPEDGRQLATGSWNQLTKDIGRLAAVGVEEVFFDLNHVPGAEDLRTQLGLADRLQEICRGAIADSR; this is encoded by the coding sequence ATGAAGATCGGCCTGAATCTCCCGCATCTGGGAGAGCAAGCGACCGCCGGGAACATCCGGGACTTCGCGTTGTACGCAGAGCGGAACGGCTGGGATTCCCTGTGGACCGCCGACCGGATGCTCTATCCCGTCGAACCGAAAACGCCCTACCCGGGGAATTCCCACGGCCGGCTCGGCCCGCAGAACAAGAGGGTGTTCGAGCACCTGACCGTCCTGACCTACGCGGCCGCCATCACCGAGCGGATCCGGCTCGGCGTGAGCGTGCTCAACCTGCCCTTTTACAACCCCGTGCTGCTGGGCCGACGGCTCGCGACACTGGACCAGCTCTCGCACGGCCGGGTGACCGTGGGCGTCGGGCTCGGCTGGTCGGCCGACGAGTTCGATGCCGCCGGAGCACCGATGCGCCACCGCGGCCGGATGGCCGAAGAAGCGGTTCAGGCGTTACGAGCGGTCTGGGGTCCCGATCCGGTGGAGTTCTCCGGCGAGTACTACACGATTCCGGCGTCGATCCTCGGTCCCAAGCCGGCCCAGGATCCGCTGCCGATCGTGATGGGCGGCGGCTTCAGCCCGAAGTCCTTGGACCGCGTGGGGCGGCTCGCCGACGGTTTCAACCCGACTGCCGTCCCCGTCGACAACCTCGTCGAGATGCGGAATCTCGTTCGGGCCGCGGCGAAATCGAGCGGCCGCGAAGCCTGGGACCTGCCCACAATCGTCCGCGCCAATATCGAACTCACCCCGGACGACGCGGATCTGCCGGAGGACGGACGCCAGCTCGCCACCGGCAGCTGGAACCAGCTCACCAAGGACATCGGCCGCCTCGCTGCCGTGGGCGTCGAGGAGGTCTTCTTCGACCTCAATCACGTGCCAGGGGCGGAAGACCTGCGGACCCAGCTGGGCCTGGCGGACCGGCTGCAGGAAATCTGCCGGGGTGCGATCGCGGACTCCCGTTGA
- a CDS encoding MBL fold metallo-hydrolase, which produces MAEPVSSDPVVRVETAQEIARDLVVIPDRNVQLVPNIGIIGGNEAVLIVETGMGPSNAEIVRKFAEDYARGRKIYLTTTHFHPEHAFGAQTFAGEATFLINQAQADDLKTKGPGYLEMFRGLGDVVARRLEGVELVQPDVVYDQAYDLDLGGRLVQLRATGRAHSRGDQVVKVPDADVLFTGDLVEAGQFAIFPWFPPHDVDVSGTRWLAVMQRLAAEPPRVVVPGHGAIGDAGLLTDVRDYLTLLRDETWTRRDSAMSEEAIVEEISALMIQRHPEWAGREWLETGVKCLCSEHSA; this is translated from the coding sequence ATGGCCGAACCAGTGTCGTCAGATCCCGTCGTGCGAGTGGAGACCGCCCAGGAGATAGCCCGGGATCTGGTGGTGATTCCGGACCGGAATGTTCAACTCGTTCCGAATATCGGCATCATCGGTGGCAATGAAGCAGTGCTGATCGTCGAAACTGGAATGGGCCCGAGCAATGCGGAAATCGTGCGGAAATTCGCGGAGGACTACGCGCGCGGTCGCAAGATCTATCTGACGACAACCCATTTCCACCCCGAACACGCATTCGGTGCGCAGACCTTCGCGGGCGAGGCGACGTTCCTGATCAACCAGGCCCAAGCCGACGACCTCAAGACAAAAGGCCCCGGTTACCTCGAGATGTTCCGGGGACTCGGCGACGTCGTCGCGCGCAGGCTGGAGGGCGTCGAACTGGTGCAGCCCGACGTCGTCTACGACCAGGCGTACGACCTGGACCTGGGCGGCCGCCTGGTGCAGCTCCGCGCCACCGGCCGTGCGCACAGCCGGGGTGACCAGGTGGTGAAGGTGCCCGACGCGGACGTCCTATTCACCGGAGACCTGGTGGAAGCGGGCCAGTTCGCGATCTTCCCGTGGTTCCCGCCGCACGACGTCGACGTTTCGGGTACCCGCTGGCTCGCGGTGATGCAGCGGCTGGCCGCCGAGCCGCCGCGGGTTGTCGTCCCCGGTCACGGCGCCATCGGCGACGCCGGACTGCTCACCGACGTCCGCGATTACCTCACCCTGCTCCGCGACGAAACCTGGACCCGCCGCGATTCGGCGATGAGCGAGGAGGCGATCGTCGAGGAGATTTCGGCGTTGATGATCCAGCGTCACCCCGAATGGGCCGGCCGGGAATGGCTCGAAACAGGCGTGAAGTGCCTGTGCTCGGAACATTCGGCCTGA
- a CDS encoding NADPH-dependent FMN reductase: MTTAGRFAESKIYTGLADLPHFNPDEDVEPLHPAVAALRAEIAGADAVLICTPEYAGGLPGSFKNLLDWTVGGGEVYGKPVAWINAASVAAPTGAADAHDSLRKVLTYAGARIVDEACARIPVPRHAVAEGEVTDPDLRGRIAVAVRRLLEGAKA; the protein is encoded by the coding sequence CTGACGACCGCCGGGCGCTTCGCCGAGTCGAAGATCTACACCGGGCTGGCCGATCTCCCCCACTTCAACCCCGACGAAGACGTCGAGCCCCTGCACCCGGCCGTCGCCGCCCTCCGCGCCGAGATCGCCGGGGCCGACGCCGTGCTGATCTGCACCCCCGAATACGCGGGTGGCCTGCCCGGCTCGTTCAAGAACCTGCTGGACTGGACCGTCGGCGGCGGCGAGGTCTACGGCAAGCCGGTGGCGTGGATCAACGCCGCCTCCGTCGCAGCCCCGACCGGCGCCGCCGACGCCCACGACTCCCTCCGGAAGGTCCTCACCTACGCCGGCGCGCGAATCGTCGACGAGGCCTGCGCCCGCATCCCCGTGCCCCGCCACGCGGTGGCCGAGGGAGAGGTGACGGACCCCGACCTCCGCGGCCGTATCGCGGTGGCCGTCCGCCGTCTGCTGGAAGGCGCGAAAGCGTAG
- a CDS encoding ArsR/SmtB family transcription factor: protein MLELVLSTAGVRFAITPLEEALGAVQTLLGMRGHPAHRAWAAEFDSGNRNNSSREASEFGARRSASDREDSGLGARRAAGASELGIRRQAGNRGGGAREAGRHAASSHEVGDLGGPGGFGELVGFSGLGGDGGLGDSAELAGLGGELGDSGGLGGFEDLMIPELAAVLRGRHYVTEFLSPPPDSPETSVEAQLEAVRRTPPEQVALELGMVDADLRVLPSDPAVARDVLADQLEIVWRRLISPWWPRFREVLAADIRHRTRVLGEHGVAAVFEGLHPRVRVAGDSVLVDVVARERLELDRRGLLLVPGVFTWPSVGVVTVPPWQPTLLYPARGVGELWTARTEPPDALAGVLGRTKATLLTALDRPASTAELAERLGLAAGTVSAHLTALRAAGLAASARSGHRVLYRRTELGDALCAGIG, encoded by the coding sequence ATGCTGGAGCTGGTGCTGAGCACAGCCGGGGTGCGGTTCGCGATCACGCCGCTGGAGGAGGCGCTCGGCGCTGTCCAAACCCTGCTCGGGATGCGGGGGCATCCGGCGCACCGGGCATGGGCTGCCGAGTTCGACAGTGGCAATCGCAACAACAGCAGCCGTGAAGCGAGCGAATTTGGAGCCCGCCGCAGCGCCAGCGACCGCGAGGACAGCGGTCTCGGGGCCCGCCGCGCAGCCGGCGCCAGCGAACTCGGAATCCGCCGCCAAGCTGGCAATCGTGGGGGCGGCGCGCGCGAGGCCGGCAGGCACGCCGCCAGCAGTCACGAAGTCGGCGATCTTGGCGGCCCCGGCGGCTTTGGCGAGCTTGTTGGATTCAGCGGACTTGGCGGCGATGGCGGACTTGGCGACTCTGCCGAGCTTGCTGGACTCGGCGGCGAGCTTGGCGACTCTGGCGGGCTTGGCGGTTTCGAGGACCTCATGATCCCCGAGTTGGCGGCCGTCCTTCGGGGGCGGCACTACGTCACCGAATTTCTCAGTCCGCCGCCGGATTCGCCGGAGACGAGTGTGGAGGCGCAGCTCGAGGCGGTGCGGCGCACGCCGCCGGAGCAGGTTGCGTTGGAGTTGGGGATGGTGGACGCCGATTTGCGGGTGCTGCCGTCTGATCCGGCCGTTGCCCGGGATGTGCTTGCCGATCAGCTGGAGATCGTGTGGCGTCGGCTGATTTCGCCGTGGTGGCCCCGGTTTCGGGAGGTGTTGGCTGCCGACATCCGGCACCGGACCCGGGTGCTCGGGGAGCACGGCGTCGCGGCGGTGTTCGAGGGGTTGCATCCGCGGGTGCGGGTGGCGGGCGACTCGGTGCTGGTGGACGTCGTCGCGCGGGAGCGGCTGGAGTTGGACCGGCGCGGGCTGCTGCTGGTGCCCGGTGTGTTCACCTGGCCGTCGGTGGGGGTGGTGACGGTTCCACCGTGGCAGCCGACGCTGCTCTACCCCGCCCGCGGCGTCGGCGAGCTGTGGACGGCGCGCACGGAGCCGCCGGACGCGCTGGCCGGGGTGCTCGGGCGGACCAAGGCGACGTTGCTCACGGCGCTGGACCGGCCCGCCTCCACCGCGGAGCTGGCCGAGCGGCTGGGCCTCGCCGCCGGGACCGTCTCCGCGCACCTCACGGCGCTGCGGGCGGCGGGGCTGGCCGCGTCCGCGCGCAGCGGGCACCGCGTGCTCTACCGGCGGACCGAGCTTGGCGACGCCCTTTGCGCAGGCATAGGGTGA
- a CDS encoding LysR family transcriptional regulator, which translates to MDLRELRYFVAVAEELHFGRAATRLNMTQPPLSRAIKQLETELGQVLLHRSPSGVALTAAGSSLYDEARTLLAQADRVRTRVAAAAGAATITVGTLADSAEQVGTRLAAAYRERHPGLHVRIREADLTDPTVGLRSGQVDVALTRAPFDETGIVTHVLRTDPMGVVLRADDPLAGRESLHSDDLADRLWFQLPEGTDPIWRAYWRGPAGPLQDGPVVRTVHECMQAVLWNGSVGVTPLVHKLPAGLTAVPLVDMSPSDLVVAWVGANPGPLIRSFAQIAAAVYRSAASG; encoded by the coding sequence ATGGACTTACGCGAGCTACGTTATTTCGTGGCGGTCGCCGAGGAGCTGCATTTCGGCCGGGCGGCCACGCGGCTGAACATGACCCAGCCGCCACTGAGCCGGGCCATCAAACAGCTCGAGACGGAACTCGGCCAGGTCCTGCTGCACCGCTCGCCCAGCGGGGTGGCGCTCACCGCCGCCGGCTCGTCGCTCTACGACGAGGCACGCACCTTGCTGGCACAGGCCGACCGAGTGCGCACCCGGGTCGCCGCGGCGGCCGGCGCGGCCACCATCACCGTCGGCACCCTCGCCGACAGCGCCGAGCAGGTCGGCACCCGGCTCGCCGCCGCGTACCGCGAACGTCATCCCGGGCTGCACGTCCGGATCCGGGAGGCGGACCTGACCGACCCGACCGTCGGGCTGCGAAGCGGCCAGGTCGACGTGGCCCTCACCCGCGCACCCTTCGACGAAACCGGCATTGTCACCCACGTGCTGCGCACCGACCCGATGGGCGTGGTCCTCCGCGCGGACGATCCCTTGGCCGGCCGGGAAAGCCTCCACTCCGACGACCTCGCCGACCGTCTGTGGTTCCAGCTACCGGAGGGCACGGACCCGATCTGGCGCGCGTACTGGCGCGGCCCGGCCGGCCCACTCCAGGATGGACCGGTCGTGCGGACGGTCCATGAGTGCATGCAAGCTGTTCTGTGGAACGGATCCGTGGGGGTGACGCCACTTGTCCACAAGCTGCCCGCGGGGCTCACCGCGGTGCCGTTGGTGGACATGTCGCCGAGCGACCTGGTCGTCGCCTGGGTGGGCGCCAACCCTGGGCCGCTGATCCGTTCTTTCGCCCAGATCGCCGCGGCGGTTTACCGATCGGCGGCTTCTGGTTAG
- a CDS encoding lactate 2-monooxygenase, whose amino-acid sequence MTRPSSFGDFQNEIYFAGLTGRVPTLPMVYNELETRAAQALPPSVLSYVAGGAGDEATQRGNVEAFGDWGLVPRMFVGAKERDLSVDLFGLKLPSPLFLAPVGVIGICAQDGHGDLATARAAAKTGVPMVASTLTVDPLEQVVPEFGDTPGFFQLYTPTNRDLAASLVQRAEAAGFKGIVVTLDTWVTGWRPRDLSTANFPQLRGHCLANYFTDPVFRKLLGKAPEEDPMAAVGLWAQLFGSPLTWDDLPWLRSLTKLPLIVKGIQHPDDARRAIDGGVDGIYCSNHGGRQANGGLPALACLPGVAEAAGDVPVLFDSGVRSGADVVKALALGATAVGVGRPYAWGLALDGADGVVHVLRTLLAEADLIMAVDGYPTLADLTPEALRKLR is encoded by the coding sequence ATGACCCGCCCTTCATCCTTCGGCGACTTCCAGAACGAGATTTACTTCGCCGGGCTCACCGGCCGGGTTCCGACCCTGCCGATGGTCTACAACGAGCTGGAAACCCGTGCGGCCCAGGCACTTCCGCCGTCGGTACTGTCCTATGTGGCTGGTGGTGCCGGTGACGAGGCGACCCAGCGCGGCAACGTCGAGGCGTTCGGCGACTGGGGGCTCGTCCCGCGGATGTTCGTCGGTGCCAAGGAACGTGACCTCTCGGTCGACCTGTTCGGCCTGAAACTGCCGAGCCCGCTTTTCCTTGCGCCGGTGGGTGTCATCGGGATCTGCGCGCAGGACGGCCACGGCGACCTCGCGACCGCCCGCGCCGCCGCGAAGACCGGCGTGCCGATGGTCGCCTCGACGCTCACCGTCGACCCGCTGGAGCAGGTCGTCCCCGAATTCGGTGACACGCCTGGGTTTTTCCAGCTTTACACCCCGACCAACCGGGATCTGGCGGCGTCGCTGGTCCAACGCGCGGAGGCGGCGGGGTTCAAGGGCATCGTGGTCACGCTCGACACCTGGGTCACGGGCTGGCGCCCGCGCGACTTGTCCACCGCCAACTTTCCCCAGCTGCGCGGGCACTGTCTCGCCAACTACTTCACCGACCCGGTCTTCCGCAAGCTCCTCGGCAAGGCGCCGGAGGAGGACCCGATGGCGGCCGTCGGCCTGTGGGCGCAGCTCTTCGGCAGCCCGCTGACCTGGGACGATCTGCCGTGGCTGCGGTCGCTGACGAAGCTCCCGCTGATCGTCAAGGGCATCCAGCACCCCGACGACGCGCGCCGGGCCATCGACGGTGGCGTGGACGGGATCTACTGCTCCAACCACGGCGGCCGCCAGGCCAACGGTGGGCTCCCGGCCCTGGCCTGCCTGCCGGGTGTGGCCGAGGCGGCCGGCGACGTCCCGGTTCTGTTCGACTCGGGTGTTCGCTCGGGCGCCGACGTGGTCAAGGCCCTGGCTTTGGGCGCCACCGCGGTCGGCGTCGGTCGCCCGTATGCCTGGGGCCTGGCCTTGGACGGCGCGGACGGAGTTGTCCACGTCCTCCGCACTCTCCTGGCCGAAGCCGACCTCATCATGGCCGTCGACGGCTACCCCACGCTCGCCGACCTGACCCCCGAGGCGCTCCGCAAGCTTCGTTAG